In the genome of Coregonus clupeaformis isolate EN_2021a chromosome 1, ASM2061545v1, whole genome shotgun sequence, one region contains:
- the LOC121569308 gene encoding suppressor of cytokine signaling 5-like: protein MEKVGRMWSNLRSRCQTLFHSDGAGPSTENSVVEVDSMHCVVDLGRGGTSGEAQASRASSLSRSLLPLPMVTGGRRHNCVSDIPQIVERTIDRKDSEEARGVPGGVPMARRDSYSRHAPWGGKKKHSCSTKTQSSMDTDRRSGCTHRAAGQRERRYGVSSIQEMDDSGDGGRSLSVRSLRQRLSDTVGLCLPLPPRRRSLSSQTPTISKRKIHLTELMLETCPFPQGSDLANKWHLIKQHTAPISPHSSTALLDAFDPAHPSPEDEEERLRERRRLSIEEGVDPPPNAQIHTLEALAQCSSLYKLGPKMAPGIAEASGEARGTTASCSGGVAGSLGSSVQVLGGATAQLADCDSEEDSTTLCLQARRPKQRHASGDGHLNRNQPGPWKVHTQIDYIHCLVPDLLQITALPCYWGVMDRYEAEALLDGRPEGTFLLRDSAQEDYLFSVSFRRYNRSLHARIEQWNHNFSFDAHDPCVFHSSTVTGLLEHYKDPSACMFFEPLLTAQLHRTFPFGLQHLARAAICRQTTYDGIGALPLPPALQDFLKEYHYKQKVRVRWLEREPPLKVK from the coding sequence ATGGAGAAAGTGGGCAGGATGTGGAGCAACCTGAGGAGCCGATGCCAGACCCTCTTCCACAGCGACGGCGCGGGACCCAGTACAGAGAAcagcgtggtggaggtggacaGTATGCACTGTGTGGTGGACCTGGGACGGGGAGGCACTTCAGGCGAGGCCCAGGCATCTCGGGCCTCCAGCCTGTCCCGAAGCCTCTTGCCGCTTCCCATGGTTACTGGAGGACGACGTCACAACTGTGTGTCGGACATCCCCCAGATAGTAGAGAGAACCATAGACAGAAAAGACAGTGAGGAAGCGAGGGGGGTTCCTGGGGGAGTCCCTATGGCCCGGAGAGACTCGTACTCGCGCCATGCACCTTGGGGGGGCAAGAAAAAACACTCATGTTCTACTAAGACCCAGAGCTCCATGGATACAGACAGGCGGTCGGGATGCACACACAGGGCCGCTGGGCAAAGGGAGCGTCGCTACGGGGTCAGCTCCATCCAGGAGATGGATGACTCTGGAGACGGGGGGCGCAGTCTGAGCGTCCGCTCCCTGCGCCAGCGGCTTAGCGACACAGTGGGCCTGTGTCTCCCCCTGCCCCCCCGCCGCCGCTCGCTCTCCTCCCAAACCCCAACCATCTCCAAGCGCAAGATCCACCTCACAGAGCTGATGCTGGAGACCTGTCCCTTCCCACAGGGCTCGGACCTGGCCAACAAGTGgcacctgattaagcagcacacAGCGCCCATCAGCCCGCATTCCTCCACGGCTCTGCTAGACGCCTTTGACCCGGCCCACCCCTCccccgaggacgaggaggagCGTCTGCGCGAACGTCGCAGGCTCAGCATTGAGGAGGGAGTGGACCCCCCACCCAACGCCCAGATCCACACCTTGGAGGCCTTGGCGCAGTGCTCCTCTCTGTACAAACTGGGACCAAAGATGGCCCCCGGCATTGCAGAGGCCTCTGGGGAGGCCCGGGGCACAACGGCCAGCTGCTCAGGAGGGGTGGCTGGGTCGTTGGGCTCGTCGGTGCAGGTGCTCGGAGGGGCTACAGCCCAGCTGGCTGACTGCGACTCGGAGGAGGACTCCACCACCCTCTGCCTGCAGGCCCGGAGGCCTAAGCAGCGGCACGCGTCCGGGGATGGCCATCTGAACCGGAACCAGCCTGGGCCCTGGAAGGTGCACACCCAGATCGACTACATCCACTGCCTGGTGCCGGACCTGCTACAGATCACTGCGCTGCCCTGCTACTGGGGCGTGATGGACCGCTACGAGGCAGAGGCGCTGCTGGACGGCCGGCCCGAGGGCACCTTCCTGTTGCGCGACTCGGCCCAGGAGGACTACCTGTTCTCGGTCAGCTTCCGTCGCTACAACCGCTCGCTGCACGCCCGCATCGAGCAGTGGAACCACAACTTCAGCTTCGACGCCCATGACCCCTGCGTGTTCCACTCATCCACCGTCACGGGCCTGCTGGAGCACTACAAAGACCCCAGCGCCTGCATGTTCTTTGAGCCGCTGCTCACGGCGCAGCTCCACCGGACCTTCCCCTTCGGCTTGCAGCACCTGGCCCGCGCCGCCATCTGCCGCCAGACCACGTACGACGGCATCGGCGCCCTGCCGCTGCCCCCGGCCCTGCAGGACTTCCTCAAGGAGTATCACTACAAACAGAAAGTGCGCGTGCGCTGGCTGGAGAGGGAGCCGCCACTCAAGGTCAAATAG